From a single Petrotoga sp. 9PW.55.5.1 genomic region:
- the tsaB gene encoding tRNA (adenosine(37)-N6)-threonylcarbamoyltransferase complex dimerization subunit type 1 TsaB, which yields MNKISFLVISTTLKETLVILKDKKNKIYKKTLTGKKSGNYLSVAVKEVMEKAKLSIKSIEDFGVDIGPGSFTGIRVAISTLQGLLINDPDKEVYSFFSSDILYFSAIKNSVLKEKKVSVLKKARENAAYVTLYEKGEMIFGPEMVFDNSLNKIIGDSVLINEEAGYFKQRCNLKNEIEIINIDEKVVFEVVKKSKKVKIKDLKPLYLQKPIAVENYEKNKNKI from the coding sequence GTGAATAAGATTTCTTTTTTAGTAATATCAACAACTTTAAAAGAAACTTTAGTAATACTAAAAGACAAAAAAAATAAAATTTATAAAAAAACTTTAACGGGGAAAAAATCAGGAAATTATCTCTCTGTTGCTGTGAAAGAAGTTATGGAAAAGGCTAAATTAAGTATAAAAAGTATAGAAGATTTTGGAGTTGATATTGGGCCTGGTTCATTCACAGGAATAAGGGTTGCTATCTCTACGCTTCAAGGTCTTTTAATAAATGATCCAGATAAGGAAGTTTACTCTTTTTTTTCATCTGATATTTTGTATTTTTCTGCTATAAAAAACAGTGTCCTAAAAGAGAAAAAAGTGAGTGTATTGAAAAAAGCGAGAGAGAATGCTGCTTATGTAACCCTATACGAAAAAGGGGAAATGATTTTCGGACCAGAAATGGTATTTGATAACTCTTTAAATAAAATAATTGGAGATAGCGTTTTAATAAACGAAGAGGCAGGTTATTTTAAACAAAGATGTAATTTAAAAAATGAAATAGAAATTATAAATATTGATGAAAAAGTTGTTTTTGAGGTTGTAAAAAAAAGCAAAAAAGTAAAAATCAAAGATCTAAAGCCTCTTTACCTGCAAAAACCAATAGCTGTTGAAAATTATGAAAAAAATAAAAACAAGATTTAA
- a CDS encoding metal-dependent hydrolase, with protein sequence MPNFKTHIISGIIAFPLFFLIFNLIYSYFFYDIYYVPSEIFASFLLFVLGSDFPDVDHHNAFINKFFRLFLVIGSVYYIFDYKQIFIEQFNLSSNISSFLIIVVGILIGMILGFIFNKLTKHRGMWHSIITGVVISVLIYFLNFKYRSPINLFYSLNFFVGFSLHLLLDKVHKN encoded by the coding sequence ATGCCAAACTTTAAAACACATATCATTAGCGGTATTATAGCCTTTCCTCTCTTCTTTTTAATCTTTAACCTAATTTACAGTTATTTTTTTTATGATATTTATTATGTTCCTAGTGAAATTTTTGCATCTTTCCTTCTTTTTGTTTTAGGAAGTGATTTCCCTGATGTTGACCACCACAATGCTTTTATCAACAAATTTTTTAGACTATTTTTAGTAATTGGTTCAGTTTATTATATTTTTGATTACAAACAAATATTTATAGAACAGTTTAATTTATCTTCTAACATATCATCCTTTTTAATAATAGTAGTAGGAATTTTAATCGGAATGATTTTGGGTTTCATATTTAATAAGCTTACTAAACATAGAGGGATGTGGCATTCAATTATAACGGGAGTAGTTATTTCAGTTTTAATATACTTTTTGAATTTTAAATACCGCTCGCCAATAAATCTTTTTTATAGTCTGAATTTTTTTGTTGGCTTTTCCTTGCATCTTTTACTTGATAAGGTTCACAAAAATTAA